A DNA window from Synchiropus splendidus isolate RoL2022-P1 chromosome 2, RoL_Sspl_1.0, whole genome shotgun sequence contains the following coding sequences:
- the LOC128754754 gene encoding DENN domain-containing protein 1B-like isoform X2, whose translation MGTRLRKNPERTFNWFFEASCPLAKDRDPEVRFQFPDDASDEDSNKTIPSFCFPYDTQRVKDGVAVQHFTFVLTDLEGHQRFGFCRLASSTHTCLCIVSYLPWFEVFYKLLNNLADNLTKGQTKELILLLSSLYQQPVPLPSGSVTLKMVPYFIAPDPRSLPSIPENRNLTELIVAVDVGNLLLLYASMLFERRILIFASKLSALTSCVHALSALLYPMCWQHIFIPVLPPHLLDYCGAPMPYLIGVHTSLLERVSSRGLEEVVTFNVDTNMLETPFDDLRNIPPEAMSVLKTCLKRQAVSPGCGVSRAFLTAQALLFGGYRDALQGHKNGELRFSKEQFLDKPPSMRHFLESAVHLQFFKQFIDDRLDLLNSGKEPDDLFEEQILIDKNKPYQQIVGNLKKGGGALILNMKSKANTKAKALTRSGLKNLLPHKTRQESNNLHRRGSVSNHLSQSDCLQNRMPIKQHFGMSRPPRPVYKSLGSQDNGDSAEDSWKGAVSSPVDESDPTDEDNSHFSDPEEMDLLGEIFETLSSRSMHDRGLLYGTRSLDLFGSDSYDFVRKHGSVNPSQESLSASVGSSDFMDSWNAEAADQAEDLDSLSLDMSVQEQEVAEFRAEERDKRQGNIGWTKEEDNTVQTDNVIIPEEVKNEGLQNVTNETLQDEKFMEEEQEQSQESLSASVGSSDFMDSWNAEAADQAEDLDSVSLDMSVQEQEAAEFRAEEREKRQGDIGWTEEEDSTVQTVGEDIPEEVKNEGLQSVTNEQEHGQESADDTGEQIDEVNQQQDTDNKCVDKQEDQVAQTSTAAPNLGIQKAKAELDAKISPTSAIASFCPPVSSQAFGLKLRSRSTTDTNKPCNRSDARDCSGEEEGLPQVKVSELKKRFEAK comes from the exons ATGGGCACTAGACTGAG GAAAAACCCCGAGCGAACCTTCAACTGGTTCTTCGAAGCATCCTGCCCACTCGCCAAAGACAGAG ATCCAGAAGTGAGATTTCAGTTTCCGGATGATGCCAGTGATGAG GACTCCAACAAAACAATCCCCAGTTTCTGCTTCCCTTACGACACGCAACG AGTGAAGGATGGAGTCGCCGTGCAGCACTTTACTTTCGTCCTGACTGACCTGGAGGGACACCAGCGCTTTGGCTTCTGCCGTCTtgccagcagcacacacacctgcttgtgTATTGTCAG TTACCTTCCATGGTTTGAGGTTTTCTACAAACTTCTGAACAACTTGGCTGATAATCTCACTAAAGGACAG ACGAAGGAGCTGATCCTCCTGCTGAGTTCTCTGTATCAGCAGCCGGTTCCCCTGCCCTCTGGATCAGTCACTCTGAAGATG GTCCCATACTTTATCGCTCCAGATCCCAGGAGTCTGCCTTCCATTCCTGAAAAT AGGAACTTGACGGAGCTGATCGTGGCAGTGGATGTCGGGAACCTGCTCCTGCTGTATGCCAGTATGCTGTTTGAGAGGCGGATCCTCATATTTGCAAGCAAACTCAGCGCC CTCACGTCTTGTGTGCACGCGCTCAGTGCATTGCTCTACCCCATGTGCTGGCAACACATCTTCATCCCCGTCCTTCCACCTCACCTACTGGACTACTGCGG TGCCCCGATGCCTTATTTAATCGGGGTCCACACCAGTCTGTTGGAG AGGGTGAGCAGTCGTGGGCTGGAGGAAGTTGTCACTTTTAATGTGGACACTAATATGTTGGAGACCCCCTTCGATGACCTGAGGAACATCCCCCCAGAAGCG ATGTCTGTGCTAAAGACGTGTTTGAAACGGCAGGCAGTGTCTCCAGGCTGTGGCGTGTCCAGGGCCTTCTTGACAGCTCAGGCTCTGCTGTTTGGAGGCTACAGAGACGCACTCCAGGGTCACAAG aatggTGAACTACGCTTCAGTAAGGAGCAGTTTCTGGACAAGCCACCCAGCATGAGACACTTTCTGGAGAGTGCTGTTCACCTGCAGTTTTTCAAACAG TTCATTGATGATCGCTTGGATCTCCTTAACTCAGGAAAGGAACCAGACGACCTGTTTGAGGAGCAGATTCTTATTG ATAAAAACAAGCCCTATCAGCAGATTGTCGGGAATTTAAAG AAAGGGGGCGGAGCGCTCATCCTCAACATGAAATCTAAAGCCAACACAAAG GCTAAAGCCCTTACAAGATCTGGTTTAAAAAACCTGCTACCGCACAAG ACACGCCAAGAGAGCAACAATCTCCACAGACGTGGCTCAGTGTCCAACCATCTTTCCCAATCTGACTGTCTGCAAAACCGCATGCCAATCAAGCAACACTTCGGGATG TCCCGTCCTCCTCGGCCTGTTTACAAATCCCTCGGTAGCCAAGACAACGGTGACTCGGCTGAGGATTCCTGGAAGGG TGCTGTGTCCTCACCTGTGGATGAGTCAGACCCGACAGATGAAGACAACTCTCACTTCTCCGACCCTGAGGAAATGGACCTGCTCGGGGAGATCTTTGAGACGTTGAGCAGTAGGAGCATGCATGACCGTGGACTCCTGTACGGCACGCGAAGCCTGGACTTATTTGGATCTGACAGCTACGACTTTGTTCGAAAG CATGGCTCAGTCAACCCGAGTCAGGAGAGCTTGTCTGCGTCGGTCGGCAGCAGCGACTTCATGGACAGCTGGAATGCTGAAGCAGCAGATCAGGCCGAGGACTTGGATAGTTTGAGTCTGGACATGAGCgtgcaggagcaggaagtggccGAGTTTAGAGCAGAAGAACGAGACAAGAGACAGGGAAACATCGGATGGACCAAGGAAGAGGACAACACTGTCCAGACTGACAATGTAATCATCCCTGAGGAAGTGAAGAACGAAGGTCTCCAGAACGTGACGAATGAGACGCTCCAAGATGAAAAGTTCATGGAGGAAGAGCAAGAGCAGAGTCAGGAGAGCTTGTCTGCGTCGGTCGGCAGCAGCGACTTCATGGACAGCTGGAATGCTGAAGCAGCAGATCAGGCCGAGGACTTGGATAGTGTGAGCCTGGACATGAGCGtgcaggagcaggaagcagctgaGTTCAGAGCTGAAGAACGAGAAAAGAGACAGGGAGACATCGGATGGACCGAGGAAGAGGACAGCACTGTCCAGACCGTAGGAGAAGACATCCCTGAGGAAGTGAAGAACGAAGGTCTCCAGAGCGTGACGAATGAGCAAGAGCATGGTCAGGAGAGCGCAGACGACACAGGCGAACAGATAGATGAGGTGAACCAGCAGCAAGATACAGACAACAAATGTGTGGACAAACAAGAGGATCAAGTTGCTCAAACCTCGACTGCTGCGCCAAATCTTGGAATCCAGAAGGCAAAAGCAGAGCTGGACGCTAAAATCTCTCCCACATCAGCAATAGCGAGTTTCTGCCCTCCAGTTTCCAGCCAAGCATTCGGTCTCAAGCTGAGGTCCAGAAGCACAACCGACACCAACAAACCCTGCAATAGATCGGATGCGAGGGACTGCtccggagaggaggaggggctcCCCCAGGTCAAAGTGTCAGAACTGAAGAAAAGATTTGAAGCAAAGTGA
- the LOC128754754 gene encoding DENN domain-containing protein 1B-like isoform X1, whose protein sequence is MGTRLRKNPERTFNWFFEASCPLAKDRDPEVRFQFPDDASDEDSNKTIPSFCFPYDTQRVKDGVAVQHFTFVLTDLEGHQRFGFCRLASSTHTCLCIVSYLPWFEVFYKLLNNLADNLTKGQTKELILLLSSLYQQPVPLPSGSVTLKMVPYFIAPDPRSLPSIPENRNLTELIVAVDVGNLLLLYASMLFERRILIFASKLSALTSCVHALSALLYPMCWQHIFIPVLPPHLLDYCGAPMPYLIGVHTSLLERVSSRGLEEVVTFNVDTNMLETPFDDLRNIPPEAMSVLKTCLKRQAVSPGCGVSRAFLTAQALLFGGYRDALQGHKNGELRFSKEQFLDKPPSMRHFLESAVHLQFFKQFIDDRLDLLNSGKEPDDLFEEQILIGEPTDKNKPYQQIVGNLKKGGGALILNMKSKANTKAKALTRSGLKNLLPHKTRQESNNLHRRGSVSNHLSQSDCLQNRMPIKQHFGMSRPPRPVYKSLGSQDNGDSAEDSWKGAVSSPVDESDPTDEDNSHFSDPEEMDLLGEIFETLSSRSMHDRGLLYGTRSLDLFGSDSYDFVRKHGSVNPSQESLSASVGSSDFMDSWNAEAADQAEDLDSLSLDMSVQEQEVAEFRAEERDKRQGNIGWTKEEDNTVQTDNVIIPEEVKNEGLQNVTNETLQDEKFMEEEQEQSQESLSASVGSSDFMDSWNAEAADQAEDLDSVSLDMSVQEQEAAEFRAEEREKRQGDIGWTEEEDSTVQTVGEDIPEEVKNEGLQSVTNEQEHGQESADDTGEQIDEVNQQQDTDNKCVDKQEDQVAQTSTAAPNLGIQKAKAELDAKISPTSAIASFCPPVSSQAFGLKLRSRSTTDTNKPCNRSDARDCSGEEEGLPQVKVSELKKRFEAK, encoded by the exons ATGGGCACTAGACTGAG GAAAAACCCCGAGCGAACCTTCAACTGGTTCTTCGAAGCATCCTGCCCACTCGCCAAAGACAGAG ATCCAGAAGTGAGATTTCAGTTTCCGGATGATGCCAGTGATGAG GACTCCAACAAAACAATCCCCAGTTTCTGCTTCCCTTACGACACGCAACG AGTGAAGGATGGAGTCGCCGTGCAGCACTTTACTTTCGTCCTGACTGACCTGGAGGGACACCAGCGCTTTGGCTTCTGCCGTCTtgccagcagcacacacacctgcttgtgTATTGTCAG TTACCTTCCATGGTTTGAGGTTTTCTACAAACTTCTGAACAACTTGGCTGATAATCTCACTAAAGGACAG ACGAAGGAGCTGATCCTCCTGCTGAGTTCTCTGTATCAGCAGCCGGTTCCCCTGCCCTCTGGATCAGTCACTCTGAAGATG GTCCCATACTTTATCGCTCCAGATCCCAGGAGTCTGCCTTCCATTCCTGAAAAT AGGAACTTGACGGAGCTGATCGTGGCAGTGGATGTCGGGAACCTGCTCCTGCTGTATGCCAGTATGCTGTTTGAGAGGCGGATCCTCATATTTGCAAGCAAACTCAGCGCC CTCACGTCTTGTGTGCACGCGCTCAGTGCATTGCTCTACCCCATGTGCTGGCAACACATCTTCATCCCCGTCCTTCCACCTCACCTACTGGACTACTGCGG TGCCCCGATGCCTTATTTAATCGGGGTCCACACCAGTCTGTTGGAG AGGGTGAGCAGTCGTGGGCTGGAGGAAGTTGTCACTTTTAATGTGGACACTAATATGTTGGAGACCCCCTTCGATGACCTGAGGAACATCCCCCCAGAAGCG ATGTCTGTGCTAAAGACGTGTTTGAAACGGCAGGCAGTGTCTCCAGGCTGTGGCGTGTCCAGGGCCTTCTTGACAGCTCAGGCTCTGCTGTTTGGAGGCTACAGAGACGCACTCCAGGGTCACAAG aatggTGAACTACGCTTCAGTAAGGAGCAGTTTCTGGACAAGCCACCCAGCATGAGACACTTTCTGGAGAGTGCTGTTCACCTGCAGTTTTTCAAACAG TTCATTGATGATCGCTTGGATCTCCTTAACTCAGGAAAGGAACCAGACGACCTGTTTGAGGAGCAGATTCTTATTGGTGAGCCAACAG ATAAAAACAAGCCCTATCAGCAGATTGTCGGGAATTTAAAG AAAGGGGGCGGAGCGCTCATCCTCAACATGAAATCTAAAGCCAACACAAAG GCTAAAGCCCTTACAAGATCTGGTTTAAAAAACCTGCTACCGCACAAG ACACGCCAAGAGAGCAACAATCTCCACAGACGTGGCTCAGTGTCCAACCATCTTTCCCAATCTGACTGTCTGCAAAACCGCATGCCAATCAAGCAACACTTCGGGATG TCCCGTCCTCCTCGGCCTGTTTACAAATCCCTCGGTAGCCAAGACAACGGTGACTCGGCTGAGGATTCCTGGAAGGG TGCTGTGTCCTCACCTGTGGATGAGTCAGACCCGACAGATGAAGACAACTCTCACTTCTCCGACCCTGAGGAAATGGACCTGCTCGGGGAGATCTTTGAGACGTTGAGCAGTAGGAGCATGCATGACCGTGGACTCCTGTACGGCACGCGAAGCCTGGACTTATTTGGATCTGACAGCTACGACTTTGTTCGAAAG CATGGCTCAGTCAACCCGAGTCAGGAGAGCTTGTCTGCGTCGGTCGGCAGCAGCGACTTCATGGACAGCTGGAATGCTGAAGCAGCAGATCAGGCCGAGGACTTGGATAGTTTGAGTCTGGACATGAGCgtgcaggagcaggaagtggccGAGTTTAGAGCAGAAGAACGAGACAAGAGACAGGGAAACATCGGATGGACCAAGGAAGAGGACAACACTGTCCAGACTGACAATGTAATCATCCCTGAGGAAGTGAAGAACGAAGGTCTCCAGAACGTGACGAATGAGACGCTCCAAGATGAAAAGTTCATGGAGGAAGAGCAAGAGCAGAGTCAGGAGAGCTTGTCTGCGTCGGTCGGCAGCAGCGACTTCATGGACAGCTGGAATGCTGAAGCAGCAGATCAGGCCGAGGACTTGGATAGTGTGAGCCTGGACATGAGCGtgcaggagcaggaagcagctgaGTTCAGAGCTGAAGAACGAGAAAAGAGACAGGGAGACATCGGATGGACCGAGGAAGAGGACAGCACTGTCCAGACCGTAGGAGAAGACATCCCTGAGGAAGTGAAGAACGAAGGTCTCCAGAGCGTGACGAATGAGCAAGAGCATGGTCAGGAGAGCGCAGACGACACAGGCGAACAGATAGATGAGGTGAACCAGCAGCAAGATACAGACAACAAATGTGTGGACAAACAAGAGGATCAAGTTGCTCAAACCTCGACTGCTGCGCCAAATCTTGGAATCCAGAAGGCAAAAGCAGAGCTGGACGCTAAAATCTCTCCCACATCAGCAATAGCGAGTTTCTGCCCTCCAGTTTCCAGCCAAGCATTCGGTCTCAAGCTGAGGTCCAGAAGCACAACCGACACCAACAAACCCTGCAATAGATCGGATGCGAGGGACTGCtccggagaggaggaggggctcCCCCAGGTCAAAGTGTCAGAACTGAAGAAAAGATTTGAAGCAAAGTGA
- the LOC128754754 gene encoding DENN domain-containing protein 1B-like isoform X3, with protein MMPVMSFCFPYDTQRVKDGVAVQHFTFVLTDLEGHQRFGFCRLASSTHTCLCIVSYLPWFEVFYKLLNNLADNLTKGQTKELILLLSSLYQQPVPLPSGSVTLKMVPYFIAPDPRSLPSIPENRNLTELIVAVDVGNLLLLYASMLFERRILIFASKLSALTSCVHALSALLYPMCWQHIFIPVLPPHLLDYCGAPMPYLIGVHTSLLERVSSRGLEEVVTFNVDTNMLETPFDDLRNIPPEAMSVLKTCLKRQAVSPGCGVSRAFLTAQALLFGGYRDALQGHKNGELRFSKEQFLDKPPSMRHFLESAVHLQFFKQFIDDRLDLLNSGKEPDDLFEEQILIGEPTDKNKPYQQIVGNLKKGGGALILNMKSKANTKAKALTRSGLKNLLPHKTRQESNNLHRRGSVSNHLSQSDCLQNRMPIKQHFGMSRPPRPVYKSLGSQDNGDSAEDSWKGAVSSPVDESDPTDEDNSHFSDPEEMDLLGEIFETLSSRSMHDRGLLYGTRSLDLFGSDSYDFVRKHGSVNPSQESLSASVGSSDFMDSWNAEAADQAEDLDSLSLDMSVQEQEVAEFRAEERDKRQGNIGWTKEEDNTVQTDNVIIPEEVKNEGLQNVTNETLQDEKFMEEEQEQSQESLSASVGSSDFMDSWNAEAADQAEDLDSVSLDMSVQEQEAAEFRAEEREKRQGDIGWTEEEDSTVQTVGEDIPEEVKNEGLQSVTNEQEHGQESADDTGEQIDEVNQQQDTDNKCVDKQEDQVAQTSTAAPNLGIQKAKAELDAKISPTSAIASFCPPVSSQAFGLKLRSRSTTDTNKPCNRSDARDCSGEEEGLPQVKVSELKKRFEAK; from the exons ATGATGCCAGTGATGAG TTTCTGCTTCCCTTACGACACGCAACG AGTGAAGGATGGAGTCGCCGTGCAGCACTTTACTTTCGTCCTGACTGACCTGGAGGGACACCAGCGCTTTGGCTTCTGCCGTCTtgccagcagcacacacacctgcttgtgTATTGTCAG TTACCTTCCATGGTTTGAGGTTTTCTACAAACTTCTGAACAACTTGGCTGATAATCTCACTAAAGGACAG ACGAAGGAGCTGATCCTCCTGCTGAGTTCTCTGTATCAGCAGCCGGTTCCCCTGCCCTCTGGATCAGTCACTCTGAAGATG GTCCCATACTTTATCGCTCCAGATCCCAGGAGTCTGCCTTCCATTCCTGAAAAT AGGAACTTGACGGAGCTGATCGTGGCAGTGGATGTCGGGAACCTGCTCCTGCTGTATGCCAGTATGCTGTTTGAGAGGCGGATCCTCATATTTGCAAGCAAACTCAGCGCC CTCACGTCTTGTGTGCACGCGCTCAGTGCATTGCTCTACCCCATGTGCTGGCAACACATCTTCATCCCCGTCCTTCCACCTCACCTACTGGACTACTGCGG TGCCCCGATGCCTTATTTAATCGGGGTCCACACCAGTCTGTTGGAG AGGGTGAGCAGTCGTGGGCTGGAGGAAGTTGTCACTTTTAATGTGGACACTAATATGTTGGAGACCCCCTTCGATGACCTGAGGAACATCCCCCCAGAAGCG ATGTCTGTGCTAAAGACGTGTTTGAAACGGCAGGCAGTGTCTCCAGGCTGTGGCGTGTCCAGGGCCTTCTTGACAGCTCAGGCTCTGCTGTTTGGAGGCTACAGAGACGCACTCCAGGGTCACAAG aatggTGAACTACGCTTCAGTAAGGAGCAGTTTCTGGACAAGCCACCCAGCATGAGACACTTTCTGGAGAGTGCTGTTCACCTGCAGTTTTTCAAACAG TTCATTGATGATCGCTTGGATCTCCTTAACTCAGGAAAGGAACCAGACGACCTGTTTGAGGAGCAGATTCTTATTGGTGAGCCAACAG ATAAAAACAAGCCCTATCAGCAGATTGTCGGGAATTTAAAG AAAGGGGGCGGAGCGCTCATCCTCAACATGAAATCTAAAGCCAACACAAAG GCTAAAGCCCTTACAAGATCTGGTTTAAAAAACCTGCTACCGCACAAG ACACGCCAAGAGAGCAACAATCTCCACAGACGTGGCTCAGTGTCCAACCATCTTTCCCAATCTGACTGTCTGCAAAACCGCATGCCAATCAAGCAACACTTCGGGATG TCCCGTCCTCCTCGGCCTGTTTACAAATCCCTCGGTAGCCAAGACAACGGTGACTCGGCTGAGGATTCCTGGAAGGG TGCTGTGTCCTCACCTGTGGATGAGTCAGACCCGACAGATGAAGACAACTCTCACTTCTCCGACCCTGAGGAAATGGACCTGCTCGGGGAGATCTTTGAGACGTTGAGCAGTAGGAGCATGCATGACCGTGGACTCCTGTACGGCACGCGAAGCCTGGACTTATTTGGATCTGACAGCTACGACTTTGTTCGAAAG CATGGCTCAGTCAACCCGAGTCAGGAGAGCTTGTCTGCGTCGGTCGGCAGCAGCGACTTCATGGACAGCTGGAATGCTGAAGCAGCAGATCAGGCCGAGGACTTGGATAGTTTGAGTCTGGACATGAGCgtgcaggagcaggaagtggccGAGTTTAGAGCAGAAGAACGAGACAAGAGACAGGGAAACATCGGATGGACCAAGGAAGAGGACAACACTGTCCAGACTGACAATGTAATCATCCCTGAGGAAGTGAAGAACGAAGGTCTCCAGAACGTGACGAATGAGACGCTCCAAGATGAAAAGTTCATGGAGGAAGAGCAAGAGCAGAGTCAGGAGAGCTTGTCTGCGTCGGTCGGCAGCAGCGACTTCATGGACAGCTGGAATGCTGAAGCAGCAGATCAGGCCGAGGACTTGGATAGTGTGAGCCTGGACATGAGCGtgcaggagcaggaagcagctgaGTTCAGAGCTGAAGAACGAGAAAAGAGACAGGGAGACATCGGATGGACCGAGGAAGAGGACAGCACTGTCCAGACCGTAGGAGAAGACATCCCTGAGGAAGTGAAGAACGAAGGTCTCCAGAGCGTGACGAATGAGCAAGAGCATGGTCAGGAGAGCGCAGACGACACAGGCGAACAGATAGATGAGGTGAACCAGCAGCAAGATACAGACAACAAATGTGTGGACAAACAAGAGGATCAAGTTGCTCAAACCTCGACTGCTGCGCCAAATCTTGGAATCCAGAAGGCAAAAGCAGAGCTGGACGCTAAAATCTCTCCCACATCAGCAATAGCGAGTTTCTGCCCTCCAGTTTCCAGCCAAGCATTCGGTCTCAAGCTGAGGTCCAGAAGCACAACCGACACCAACAAACCCTGCAATAGATCGGATGCGAGGGACTGCtccggagaggaggaggggctcCCCCAGGTCAAAGTGTCAGAACTGAAGAAAAGATTTGAAGCAAAGTGA
- the LOC128753732 gene encoding tubulin beta chain-like, protein MREIVHLQAGQCGNQIGAKFWEVISDEHGIDPTGSYHGDSDLQLDRINVYYNEASGGKYVPRAILVDLEPGTMDSVRSGPFGQIFRPDNFVFGQSGAGNNWAKGHYTEGAELVDSVLDVVRKEAESCDCLQGFQLTHSLGGGTGSGMGTLLISKIREEYPDRIMNTFSVVPSPKVSDTVVEPYNATLSVHQLVENTDETYCIDNEALYDICFRTLKLTTPTYGDLNHLVSATMSGVTTCLRFPGQLNADLRKLAVNMVPFPRLHFFMPGFAPLTSRGSQQYRALSVPELTQQMFDAKNMMAACDPRHGRYLTVAAVFRGRMSMKEVDEQMLNVQNKNSSYFVEWIPNNVKTAVCDIPPRGLKMAATFIGNSTAIQELFKRISEQFTAMFRRKAFLHWYTGEGMDEMEFTEAESNMNDLVSEYQQYQDATAEEGEFEEEGEEEGA, encoded by the exons ATGCGCGAAATCGTTCACCTGCAGGCCGGACAGTGCGGAAACCAGATTGGAGCAAAG TTTTGGGAGGTGATCAGTGATGAGCATGGCATCGACCCCACAGGATCCTACCATGGAGACAGTGACCTGCAGTTGGACAGAATCAATGTCTACTACAATGAAGCCTCTG GTGGGAAGTATGTGCCCAGGGCCATTCTGGTGGATCTGGAGCCTGGAACCATGGACTCAGTGCGCTCTGGCCCTTTTGGACAAATCTTCAGACCTGACAACTTCGTTTTTG GTCAGAGTGGGGCCGGCAACAACTGGGCTAAGGGTCACTACACCGAGGGAGCTGAGCTGGTGGACTCAGTTCTGGATGTTGTGAGGAAGGAGGCCGAGAGCTGCGACTGCCTGCAGGGCTTCCAGCTTACACACTCTCTCGGGGGAGGCACCGGCTCTGGTATGGGAACCCTGCTGATCAGCAAGATTCGGGAGGAGTACCCAGATCGTATCATGAACACCTTCAGTGTGGTGCCTTCTCCAAAG GTATCAGACACGGTGGTGGAACCTTACAACGCCACCCTGTCTGTCCATCAGCTTGTCGAGAACACAGACGAGACGTATTGCATTGACAATGAGGCCCTGTATGACATCTGCTTCCGCACCCTCAAACTCACCACTCCCACCTACGGAGATCTTAACCACCTGGTCTCCGCCACAATGAGCGGCGTCACCACATGCCTGCGCTTCCCCGGCCAGCTCAATGCCGACCTCCGCAAGCTGGCTGTCAACATGGTTCCCTTCCCCCGTCTGCACTTCTTCATGCCGGGCTTCGCCCCACTCACCAGCCGTGGTAGCCAGCAGTACCGGGCCCTGTCCGTGCCTGAGCTCACTCAGCAGATGTTTGATGCCAAGAACATGATGGCCGCCTGCGACCCCCGCCACGGCCGCTACCTGACCGTTGCCGCGGTCTTCCGCGGCCGCATGTCCATGAAGGAGGTGGACGAGCAGATGCTGAACGTGCAGAACAAGAACAGCAGCTACTTCGTTGAATGGATCCCCAACAATGTGAAAACAGCCGTGTGCGACATCCCGCCGCGCGGCCTCAAGATGGCCGCCACTTTCATCGGCAACAGCACAGCCATCCAAGAGCTCTTCAAGCGCATCTCAGAGCAGTTCACTGCCATGTTCCGCCGCAAGGCTTTCCTCCACTGGTACACTGGCGAAGGCATGGATGAGATGGAGTTCACCGAGGCAGAGAGCAACATGAATGACCTGGTGTCCGAGTACCAGCAGTATCAGGATGCCACCGCCGAGGAGGGCGAGtttgaagaggagggggaggaggaaggggctTAA